A portion of the Cryptomeria japonica chromosome 5, Sugi_1.0, whole genome shotgun sequence genome contains these proteins:
- the LOC131057121 gene encoding pentatricopeptide repeat-containing protein At5g18390, mitochondrial codes for MGRGSSPLRSTGRQSDYHHTNAVVDYMADFLGRRKLFDDLKRLLKEMSASGSNLVTSRTASIAVRFLGRAGRIQEALWVFDEMEKEFNCRPDNLVFNNVLYVLCKCSAVEEGHLVACVEKGLLVLRKMECPDSFSYSNVIIGLCKIGRVEQALGIFEEMCRNGIRPTRSAVNILIGNLCDANKKNPFIQNVKVLGSLDILVPNLSNKNHLESAKGVFSKVGELGLFPSAFVVKMLIDEVTSCGKVEEALKIFNLVLDRGLRQDEETHHIILQALVNVGRIEEAHRIFSKMIAEGLKPKFFTYNLVISALCKGGYLKDAEEYFYLMKKKQIPPNNVIYTALIHGHCKADNWQAAVAWMDELLGLGWCPHSPTVALVDSLLRKTKKHDIADKLWQKIECLRIHKDCKSGKWEAAYRNVNKMLERGFSPQVYTLDLVDRTLRKAAKWEMAQELLQKAERIMAE; via the exons ATGGGTAGAGGTTCCAGCCCACTGCGCTCTACAG GGCGCCAAAGTGATTATCACCACACCAACGCAGTGGTGGACTATATGGCAGACTTTTTAGGCAGAAGAAAGCTTTTTGATGACCTGAAGCGCCTACTTAAGGAAATGTCTGCGAGTGGATCAAATCTTGTGACCTCCCGGACTGCCTCCATTGCGGTAAGGTTTTTGGGTAGGGCTGGCAGAATTCAAGAGGCTTTGTGGGTGTTTGACGAAATGGAGAAAGAGTTTAATTGTAGGCCTGATAATTTGGTTTTTAACAATGTGCTTTATGTTCTGTGCAAATGTAGTGCTGTGGAGGAAGGGCATTTGGTTGCTTGTGTAGAAAAGGGTTTGTTGGTTTTGAGAAAAATGGAATGCCCGGATAGTTTTTCTTACAGTAATGTGATTATCGGTTTGTGTAAAATTGGTAGAGTAGAGCAGGCATTGGGAATTTTTGAGGAGATGTGTCGCAATGGTATTAGGCCTACAAGAAGTGCTGTCAATATACTCATTGGAAACTTATGTGACGCAAATAAGAAAAACCCTTTTATTCAGAATGTGAAAGTTTTGGGTTCATTGGATATTTTGGTgcccaatctctccaataaaaatCATCTGGAGTCAGCAAAGGGGGTGTTTTCAAAGGTTGGAGAATTAGGTCTTTTTCCTAGTGCTTTTGTTGTAAAAATGCTCATTGACGAGGTTACCAGTTGTGGGAAAGTAGAAGAggccttgaaaatttttaacttGGTGTTGGACCGAGGACTGAGACAAGATGAGGAAACTCATCACATAATCCTGCAGGCATTAGTGAATGTTGGAAGAATTGAGGAGGCTCATCGAATATTTTCTAAGATGATAGCTGAGGGTCTAAAGCCTAAATTTTTTACATATAACTTAGTAATCAGTGCTCTTTGCAAAGGTGGGTATCTGAAGGATGCGGAGGAATACTTTTATTTGATGAAGAAGAAACAAATCCCTCCAAACAATGTGATATATACAGCATTGATCCATGGGCATTGTAAGGCTGATAATTGGCAAGCAGCCGTTGCTTGGATGGATGAGCTTTTGGGATTGGGGTGGTGTCCTCATTCTCCTACCGTTGCTCTTGTTGACAGTCTTCTGagaaaaacaaagaaacatgacatAGCCGATAAACTGTGGCAGAAAATTGAGTGCCTCCGCATACATAAGGATTGTAAGTCTGGCAAATGGGAGGCAGCTTACCGGAATGTCAATAAAATGCTAGAAAGAGGGTTTTCTCCTCAAGTTTACACTCTTGATCTTGTTGATCGCACTCTCCGGAAAGCAGCCAAATGGGAAATGGCTCAAGAACTGCTTCAGAAAGCAGAGCGAATAATGGCTGAGTGA